GGCCTGCAAGCCGGCGCTGCTGATCGCCGACGAGCCGACCACGGCGCTGGACGTCACCATCCAGGCCCAGATCCTCAACATCATCCGCGAGCTGCAGCACGAGCTGCACACCGCCGTCATGTTCATCACCCACGACATGGGCGTGGTGGCGCAGATGGCCGACGACGTGGTCGTCATGTGGCGCGGGCGCGCGGTGGAACAAGGTGCAGTGGAACAAATCTTCAAGGCACCCCAGCATCCTTACACCCGCGCGCTGCTGGCCGCGGTGCCGCGCCTGGGCAGCCTGCAAGGGCGGCCCTTGCCGGTGCGCGCGCCGCTGGTGGTGCTGGAAGACGGCGAGCTGAAGCAGTCCGGCGTCGAGCAGGAACAGGACACGGTGACGCCCGGCGCGCCGCTGCTGGCCGTGGACAAGCTCACCACCCGCTTCGACGTCGCCCACGACCTGCTGGGGCGCGTTACGCACCGCGTGCATGCGGTGGAGGAAGTGAGCTTCACCATCCAGCCCGGCGAGACGCTGGCGCTGGTCGGCGAGTCCGGCAGCGGCAAGTCCACCGTCGGCAAGACCTTGCAGCAGCTGGTGCAGGCCACCGGCGGCAGCATCCGCTTCGAAGGCCGTGAGCTGGCGGACCAGAACGCCGCCGACCGCCGCAAGCTGCGGCGCGAGATCCAGTACATCTTCCAGGACCCTTATGCCTCGCTGGACCCGCGCAAGACCGTGGGCTTCAGCATCGCCGAGCCGATCCGCACGCACCGCCTGCTCGACGACCCGAAGGCCATCCAGCGCCGCGTCGCCGAACTGCTGGAGAAAGTGGGCCTGCAGCCGGAGCATATGCACCGGTACCCGCACCAGTTCTCGGGCGGCCAGCGCCAGCGCGTGTGCATCGCGCGCGCGCTCGCCAGCGAGCCGCGGCTGGTGATCGCCGACGAATCGGTGTCGGCGCTCGACGTCTCGGTGCAGGCGCAGATCATCGACCTGCTGATGGAGCTGCAGGCCGAGCGCCACCTTTCCTACCTCTTCATCACGCACGACATGGCAGTGGTGGAGAAGATCAGCCACCGCGTGGCCGTGATGTACCTGGGCCAGATCGTCGAGATCGGCAGCCGCCAGGACATCTTCGAGCGGCCGCAGCACCCTTACACGCGCAAGCTGCTGGCCGCCGTGCCGGTGGCGGAGCCCGGCCACGCCTTCGATGCCCGCCTGATCGAGGGCGAAGTGCCCAGCGCATTGCGCCGCGCCGGCCACGAGCCGCAGATCCATCGCCTGGTCGAGGTGCGCCCCGGCCACCGCGTCGCCCAGGCCTGAACGACAACCCATTCCAACCGGAGACAAAACCATGAAGTTGAAAGCCCTCCTCGCCAGCGGCACCATCGCCCTGGCTTGCCTGGCCGCGCCGGCCAGCCACGCGGCCGGCACCCTGACGGTCGCCCTGCACCAGGACCCGGGCAACTGGGACCCGGTCGCCACCTTCCTGGTGTCCTGGGGCGCGGTCGGCAGCCAGATCTTCGACGGCCTGATCATGCGCACGCCGGACATGAAGCTGGTGCCCGGCCTGGCCACCAAGTGGGAGTTCCTGGACAAGAACACCAAGATCCGCTTCACGCTGCGCCAGGGCGTCAAGTTCCACGACGGCGAGCCTTTCGACGCCGACGCGGTGAAGTTCACCTTCGACCGCCTGCTGGGCGACGAGGGCAAGAAGGGCCCGCAGCAGTCCAACTACACCTCGATCGACAAGGTGGTGGTGGTCAACCCGACGACCGTGGACTTCATCATGAAGAGCCCGGACCCGGTGCTGCTGACCAAGCTGGCCGGCTACGGCGCCATGATCGTGCCGCCCAAGTACGTCAAGGAAAAGGGCAGCGAATACTTCGGCGCGCACCCGGTGGGCACCGGCCCGTTCAAGTTCGTCGAGTACAAGCCCAAGATCAGCCTGGCGCTGGAGAAGAACGCCGCTTACTGGGGCGGCTCGCCGAAGGTCGACAACCTGACCTACCGCTTCATCGCCGAACCGGCGACGCAGGCCGCCGAACTGCAGGCCGGCCGCGTCGACGTGGCCAACCAGATCCCGCTGGCGATGGTCGACACGATCAAGAAGGACCCGAAGCTGGCCGTCGTCAGCATGGACGGCCCGGTGGCGCTGGCCCTGCGCTACAACACCAAGCGCGGCATCATGCAGAACCGCGACGTGCGCAAGGCACTCACCCTGGCCGTGGACCGCGACGCCATCATCAAGAGCGTGCTGCTGGGCCAGGCCAAGCCCATCGCCAGCTTCCAGGGCACGCTGTCCTTCGGCAACGACCCCGCGCTGAAGCCGCTGCCCTTCAACCCGAAGGAAGCGATGGCGCTGCTGAAGAAGGCCGGCGTCAAGCCCGGCACGCAGATCCAGCTGGACTTCCGCGGCCCGGACAGCAACTTCCGCGAAGTGGCGCAGGCCGTGGCCGGCTACCTGCAGGCCGTGGGCATCACCGTCACGCTGAAGCCGTATGAAACCAACGTGCTGCTGAACGACATCATCCCGAACGGCAAGACCGGCGAGATGTGGCAGAACCAGTGGGGCGGCTGGACCTTCGACTACGACAACACCGCCTACGCGATGTACTACACCAAGCAGCGCTGGAACCCGTTCGACGACGACGCCAAGCTGAACGCCCTGCTGCACCAGCAGCGCAACACCTGGGACCAGGCCGCGCGAAAGGACACGCTGCAGGAGATCGCCCGCTACGTCGCCGACCAGTCGCTGGAAATGCCGCTGTACTCGCTGAACACGGTGTACGGCATCAACAAGCGCGCCAAGGACCTGGCGCTGCCGGCCGACGGCCGCTTCCGCTTCGTCGACGCGCGCGTCGACTAAGCCTGGCACGGGAAGGGTGAAGTGAGCGGATTCGTCCTCAAGCGGGTGCTGCAGGCAGCGTTCGTGCTGCTGGTGGTGACCCTGTTCGTGTCCTATGCGGTGCGGCTGACGGGCGACCCCGCCATCATGCTGGCCCAGGGCGCGGGCAGCGTCACCGAGCAGGACCTGGCGAACATCCGCAAGGGCCTCGGCCTGGACCAGCCCTTCCTGGTGCAATACGGCGCTTTCCTGCGCGGCCTGCTGCACGGCGACTTCGGCAAGAGCTTCATGGGCGGCACGCCGGTGGCGCAATTGATCGGCGACGCCCTGCCCGCCACCTTGTCGCTGGCCGGCCTGTCGCTGTTGCTGTCGGTGCTGGTCTCGGTGCCGCTGGGCATCCAGGCGGCCATCCACCAGGGCAAGGGCACCGACCAGTTCATTCGCATCATCTCCCTGGTCGGCCTGAGCTTCCCCAATTTCTGGCTGGCCATCATGCTGGTCCTGCTGCTGTCCATCACCTTTCCGCTGCTGCCGCCTTCCGGCTGGGACGGGCCGCTGAGCCTGGTGATGCCGGCGCTGACCATGGCCATCATCCTCTCCGCCACCAACGTGCGCCTGGTGCGCACCGCGATGCTGGAGACGCTGTCGGCGCAGTACATCATGGTGGCGCGGGCCAAGGGCTTGAGCGAGCGCATCGTGCTGTACAAGCATGCGCTGCGCAACTGCGCCATTCCCCTCATCACCTACATCGGCCTGCAGTTCGGCAACCTGATCGGCGGCATCGTGGTGGTGGAGAAAGTCTTCAACTGGCCGGGCCTCGGCACCCTGGCCTTCGACGCGATCTCCGGGCGCGACTACCCGGTGCTGCAAGGCACGGTGACCGTGCTCTCGCTGATCATCGTGCTGGTCAACCTGCTGGTCGACATGGCCTACGGCCTGGTCGATCCGCGCATCCGCAGCAAGTGAGCATGCAGACTGTTGCCCCCACCCTGGACAGCGCTCCGCCGCGGAGCGGCCTGCCCTGGCGCTCGCTGGAATTCGTCGTCGGCGGGCTGCTGACCGGGTTGATGGTGCTGCTGGTGCTGTTCTCGCCCCTGCTCTTCCCCGACCGCGGCGCCGCGATGGACCTGGCCGCGCGCCTGAGCACGCCCTTCACGAACTGGTCGCACATCCTCGGCACCGACCCCCTGGGCCGCGACGTGCTGGCCCGCGTGCTGGTGGGCGGCCGCATCTCGCTGATGGTGGGCGTGCTGTCGGTGCTGGGCGCCACAGTGCTCGGCGTGGCGGTCGGCCTCGTCGCCGGCTACTACCGCGGCGTCTGGGACATGGTGCTGATGCGCTGCGTCGACGTGCAACTGGCCCTGCCCTTCATCCTGATCGCCCTCACCTTCATCTCCATCCTGGGCGGCGGACTGGGCAACATCATCCTGTTCATGATCCTGTCGCAGTGGGTGCAGTTCGCGCGCCTGGTGCGCGGCATGGTGCTGTCGGTGCGCGAGCGCGAATTCGTGCAGGCGGCCCGCGCCTTCGGCGTGCGCGACCTGCCCATGGTCTGGCACCACGTGCTGCCCAACGTGTTCGGGCCGGTCATCATCCTGATGACGCTCAACGTGGCCAACAACATCCTGCTGGAAAGCAGCCTCACCTTCCTCGGCCTGGGCGTCGACCCGCTGATCCCCAGCTGGGGCGGCATGCTGGCCGACGGCCGCACCTACATGCAGACGGCCTGGTGGGTCAGCGTGTTCCCCGGCGTGGCCATCATGCTCACGGTACTGGGCCTGAACCTGCTGGGTGACTGGCTGCGGGACCGCATCGACCCCACCGGCAAGACCCGATGACCGAAACGCTTCTGCTCGAAACGACCGTCCCCCGCACGCTGGACGCCTGGCTGGCCCGTTTCGAGGACGGTTCCTGGCGCGGCACCCGTGTCGAGGGATGGCTGTTCGAGGACGCCGCCGCGCGCCGGGCCGCCGAGCGCCGCCTGGCCGCCGCCGGCGTGCAGGCCTTCTTCCGCAGCGCCTACAAGCCGCTGCTGCACTTCTTCCTGGAAGAAGTCGAGGCGGCCGGCCTGGTGTCGGCGACGGTGCGTTACCCGGTGCACGCGCAGGCTTCGGCGCAGCGCTTCCTGCTGGAGGCCTATCCGCTGGCCGGCCTGTGGCCGCAGTGCCGCTTCGAGTTCGTCGCCGGTGGCGAAGGGCTGGACTACGAGGTGAACTTGCGCTGGCACGACGGCCGCGAACAGCAGGCCTGCGTGTTCGCGCCGAACCGCGTGCATGTGGGCACGACGGGCAGCCCGCTGCTTTCGCCCACCGGCTGGCTGCGCACGCAGCATGGCGACGCCGCCGAGTCCACCGACTACGAGCAGGTCTTCGCCCGCATCGTCGAATGCGTCGAAGGCCATGCCTGGCCGCAGGCCGAACCCTTCTTCGAGCGCCTCGACATCCGCGTGGAGCTGCCCGGCATCGCGCAGCGGTTGCCGGTGGGACACGAGACGGTAAGCACGCACGAGGCGCTGCACGAGGACATCTACTTCTCGCTGCTGGAGATCTTCCAGCGCCGCTCGGGCCGCGCGCCCGGCGATCGTCGCCTGCAGCCAGGGCAGATCGTGCCGGATGTGCGCGCTGCAGCTGGCCCTCTCGGCTTGCGCATTGCCCTGCGCGCCTTTCTCCCTCTCCCCCTGGGAGAGGGCCGGGGTGAGGGCACGAGCGACGATGTGCCACTTGCGCAGCTGGCGCAGGCCCCCACCGCCACCCGCATCACCCGCGAGATGCAGCAACTCGGCGGCCAACCCTTCACCGCCCTCACCCGCCAAGGCCGCCCCGTGCTGGGCCTCTACCAGCCCGGCCCCACCGCGCCCGTGCTGGTCAGCGGCGGCCAGCACGCCAACGAAACCTCGGGCATCGTCGGCGCCCTGCGCGCCGCCGAGACCTTGCGCGCCCGCGGCGAGCACTTCGCCCTGATCGGGCTGGAAAACCCCGACGGCTACGCTCTCCGCAGCGAGCTGGCGGCCTGGCATCCCGAGCACATGCTGCACGCCGCGCGCTACACCGCGCTCGGCGACGACCTGGAATATCGCGAGCAGGCGCCCTGGTTCGAGCGCGAGGCGCGGCGGCAAGCGCTGGCGCTGTCGGACGCGCAGTTGCACGTCAACCTGCATGGCTATCCGGCGCACGAATGGACGCGGCCGCTCTCGGGCTACCTGCCCCAGGGCTTCGAGCTGTGGACCGTGCCCAAGGGCTTCTTCCTGGTGCTGCGGCACCACCGCGACTGGCAGGCCGAGGCCCGCGCGCTGCTGGCACGAGTTGCGCAGGCGCTGTCCGCAGTGCCGGGGCTGGCCGACTACAACGCCCGCCAGCTCGCGCTGTACGAGCAGCATGCCGGCGGCCTGCCCTTCGAGCTGCTGCATGGCATGGCCTGCACCGTCACCGAAGTCGAACGCGCCGACAGCGCGCCGGTCACCCTGATCACGGAGTTCCCCGACGAGACCGTGCACGGCGAGGCTTTCCGTTTTGCGCATACCGTGCAGATGGAGACCGTGCTGGCGGCGGTGGCGGCCTGGCAAGAGCTCGCGCGACGCAGCTAGCGCGGCCTACGGGCATCCCGGGATACGGCGCCGGCACCCGCGCCCCTACACTCGCCCCTGGAACAACAACGGACGGGACGAGGTATGCGACGTTTGCTGGATTTCCTTTATGACGCGTGCGCCTGGCTGGCGGCGCTGGCCATGGTGGGCGTGCTCGCGATGGTGCTGCTGTCCATCGTCAGCCGCCAGCTCGGTTTCCACGTGCCCGGCACGGACGCCTATGCCGGCTACTGCATGGCGGCCGCGGGCTTCCTGGCACTGGCCCACACGCTCAAGCGCAACGAGCACATCCGGGTGACCTTGCTGCTCGGAAGCCTGAAAGGCCGCGCTCGCGACGGCCTCGAAATGTGGGCAATGACGGCGGGCGTGTTCCTCGCCGGCCTGTTCGCCTGGTATTCGCTGCGCCTGGCCTGGGTGTCGCGCGCCATCAACGACGTTTCCACCTCCAACGACGCCACGCCGCTGTGGATCCCGCAGCTGGCGATGGCGCTGGGCACGCTGGTGCTGCTGGTCGCCTTCATCGACGAGTGGGTGCTGCAACTGCAGGGCCGCCGTGTCGCGGCCAGCTCCGAGGAGGCCTTGCACAATGAGTGACTTCGGCATCACCGCCCTCCTGATCCTCACGCTGTTCCTGCTCCTGGGCAGCAGCATCTGGATCGGCCTCACGCTGACCGGTGTCGCCTGGATCGGCATGCAGCTGTTCTCCTCGCGTCCGGCCGGCGACGCGATGGCTGTCACGGTCTGGGGCTCGTCTTCCAGCTGGACCCTCACGGCGCTGCCGCTGTTCATCTGGATGGGCGAGATCCTGTTCCGCACCAAGCTCAGCGAAAGCATGTTCCGCGGCCTCGCGCCCTGGGTCTCGCGCCTGCCCGGGCGGCTGCTGCACACCAACGTGGTGGGCTGCACCATCTTCGCGGCGGTGTCCGGCTCGTCGGCGGCCACCTGCGCCACCATCGGCAAGATGACCCTGCCGGAACTGGCCAGGCGCGGCTACCCGGAGGAGATCACGATCGGCTCGCTGGCCGGCGCCGGCACGCTGGGCCTGTTGATCCCGCCCTCGATCATCATGATCGTCTACGGCGTGACGGCGGACGTGTCCATCGCCAGGCTGTTCGTCGCCGGCATCCTGCCCGGCATCGTGCTGGCCGCGCTGTTTTCCGGCTACCTCGCCGCGTGGGCGCTGCTGAACGGGCACAAGGTGCCGGTGCCGGACCGCGTGCTGAGCTTCGCGGAGAAGATGCACGAGTCACGCCACCTGATTCCCGTGGTGCTGCTGATCGCCGCCGTGCTGGGCTCCATCTATTCCGGCCTCGCCACGGCCACGGAAGCGGCCGCGGTCGGTGTGGTGGGCTCCATCGTCCTGTCCGCCGTGCAAGGCTCGCTGAACTGGGCCACCTTCCGCGAAGCGCTGATGGGCGCCACGCGCCTGTACTGCATGATCGCGCTGATCCTCGCCGGCGCCGCCTTCCTGACGCTGGCGATGGGCTACATCGGCCTGCCGCGCCACCTGGCGGAGTTCGTCGGCTCGCTGAAGCTGTCGCCCTTCATGCTGATGGTCGCGCTGTCGGTCTTCTACATCATCCTGGGCTGCTTCCTGGACGGCATCTCGATGGTGGTGCTGACCATGGGCGTGATCCTGCCGACCGTGCAGGCCGCGGGCTTCGACCTGGTGTGGTTCGGCATCTTCATCGTCATCGTGGTGGAGATGGCGCAGATCACCCCGCCTGTGGGCTTCAACCTGTTCGTGCTGCAGGGCATGACCGGCAAGGAGATCACCTGGATCGCCCGCGTGACGCTGCCCTTCTTCTTCCTGATGTGCGCGATGGTGCTGCTGCTGTGGTTCGTGCCGCAGCTGGCGACCTGGCTGCCGGCGCGGATGTGAGGCGGCTTCAGGCGGCTTCCTTCTCCAGCGCCTCCAGCCACTGCGCCACTTCCGCGGCCACCCTGTCGGTGCCGCCGGCAATGCTGCCATCCAGCGCCAGCAGGTGGTCCAGCCCGCGCAGCACTTTCAGCGCCGCGTCGGGCCGGCCGACGTGCAACTGCCGCGCCTGCTGCATGTCCACCTGCCGGTCCGCGTCGCCCTGCAGCAGCAGCACCGGCAGGTCCAGCTGCGCCAGCACTTGCGGCGGGTCGTGCCGGAACCAGGAGATGAGGTAAGGCTGCACGCTGGGGCGCAGCAGCAGGGTCAGGGCGTCGGGCACGTCGTCCACGGTCTCCTCCGCATCCAGCGCGTCCAGCGCGGCGAGCGCGGGAGCCAGCAGGTCCGGCGGCAGGCGCGGCTCCAGCTGCCGGCGGATCAGGTCGGAAGCGCGTTCTCCCGCGCCAGCCACGCACACCAGCGCGCGCGGCCCCAGCTCCAGCGCGGCCAGCGATGCGATCAGCGCACCTTCGCTGTGCCCCAGCAGCGTGAGGTCCAGGAAGCGGTCGTCCTGCTGCAGATGGCGGCCCAGGGCGGTCGCGTCGTCCACCAGTTGCTCGAAGCGCAGCGCGTCCTCGCTGAGGCCTGGGTAGCTGCTTGCGCCGACGCCGCGCTTGTCGTAGCGCAGCGACGCGATGCCGCGCGCGGCCAGGGCCTGCGCCAGCAGCTTGAGGTTGTCGCAGGGCGCATCCAGCAGGAAGTTGTTGCCATCCCGGTCGGTGGGCCCGGAGCCGGCCACCAGCAGCGCCGCCGGCCATGGGCCGGCGCGCTCCGGCAGCAGCAGGCTGCCGCACAGGCGGCCCCAGTGCATGGGGAGCGAGACCTCTTGTTCTGCCATCGGCCCACTCTAGCAAGGGCGGGGCCGGCGCGCATCGTCCGGCGCCGACGCTTGGGGTAAGACCGCATCTGCTGGCGCACAACTTGCAAGTAAGCTGGGCCGATTCAACAACCCGGTGTCATGGAGCAAGCATGAGACTCAAGTTCGCCCTGTCCCTCGCCGCGTTCGCCTTCGCGGGCCAGGCCTTCGCCCAGGCCAAGTGGGACCTGCCGGCAGCCTACCCGGCCAGCAACTTCCACACCGAGAACCTGGAGCAGTTCGCGAAGGACGTGGACAAGGCCAGCGGCGGCAAGCTCAAGATCACCGTGCATGCGAACGCCTCGCTGTTCAAGGCGCCCGAGATCAAGCGCGCCGTGCAGGGCGGCCAGGCGCAGCTCGGCGAGATCCTGCTGGTGAACTTCCAGAACGAATGGCAGATCTTCGGCGCGGACGGCATCCCGTTCCTGGCCGACAGCTATGACGAAGCCGCCAAGCTGTGGAAGGCCCAGAAGCCCGTCCTGGACAAGAAACTGGGCGAGCAGGGCATGATGGTGCTGTACGCGGTGGCGTGGCCGCCACAGGGCATCTACAGCAAGAAGCCGATCGCCTCGGCGGCCGACATGAAGGGCCTGAAGTGGCGCGCCTACAGCCCCGCCACGGCACGCATCGCCGAACTGGTGGGAGCGCAACCGGTGACCGTGCAGGCCGCCGAGCTGTCGCAGGCCATGGCCACCGGCGTGGTCGATTCCTACATGTCCTCCGGCTCCACCGGCTACGACACCAAGACCTACGAGCACATCAAGAACTGGTACGACACCCAGGCCTGGCTGCCCAAGAACGCGGTGATCGTGAACAAGGCCGCCTTCAACGCGCTGGACAAGCCCACGCAGGACGCGCTGCTGAAGGCCGCCGCGGAAGCCGAGACCCGCGGCTGGGCCGCGAGCAAGAAAGCCAACCTCGAAGTGCTGGAGAAGCTGAAGGCCAACGGCATGCAGATCCTGCAGCCTTCGCCCCAGCTCAAGGCCGACATGAAGAAGGTCGGCGACACCATGCTGAAGGAATGGCTGGAGAAGGCGGGCCCGGAAGGCCAGCAGCTCGTGGACGCCTACCGCAAGATGTAAGGCGCGGCTAGCGCGTGGCGCAAACCAGGCCCGGGTCGTTCGGCTGCACGGCCCGCAGATTCTTCGCCTGCGCCACTTCCATGTCCCGCGGCAGCACGACGCCGTTCTTCACGGCCAGGATCTCCGCCATGATGCTCACCGCAATCTCGGATGGTGTCTTGCTGCCGATGAAGATGCCGATCGGTCCGCGCAGCCGCTGCAGGTCCGCGGCCGTGAGGCCGAAGTGCTCGATCATGCGCTGGTGCCGGGCCTCGTTGTTGCGCCGGCTGCCGATGGCGCCGACGTAGAAGGCCTCGGTCCGCAGCGCTTCCATCAGCGCCAGGTCGTCGAGCTTGGGGTCGTGCGTCAGCGCCACCACGCAGCTGCGGCGGTCCGGCCGGAACGCCGTGACGACGTCGTCCGGCATGTCGCTCACAACCATCGCGCCAGCGACGCTCCAGGCGCCGCGGTATTCCTCGCGCGGGTCGCACACGGTCACCGCAAAGCCGCTGAACAAGGCCATGGTGGCCAGGTATTCGGTCAGCTGCCCCGCGCCGATCAAGAGCATGCGGTACTCGGGGCCGAAGGTGTTGACCAGCCGCGTGCCGTCCAGGGTCAGCTCCTCGGGCGCCTGCGCGTCTTCCAACGTCACCGAACCATCGGCCAGGAGGACCGTGCGCCGCACCAGCCGGCCCGACTCCAGCGCCTGCACCAATGCATTCAGACTTGCCGCGTCGGGGTCGTATTCCAGCAGCAGTTCCAGCGTGCCACCGCAAGGCAGGCCGAAGCGGTGCGCCTCGTCCGCCGTCACGCCGTACTTGACGAAGCCGGGCGGGCCGGACGGGATCTGGTGCCCCGGCTCCTGGGCCGCATAGGCCTGCGTGTGGCGGTAGATCAGGTCGTCCTCGATGCAGCCGCCGCTGACGGAGCCCACCACGGCGCCGTCCTCGGCCAGCGCCATGATGGAGCCGATCGGCCGCGGCGACGAACCCCAGGTCCGCACCACCGTCGCCAGCAGCGCGCGCTTGCCCGCCTTGCGCCAATCGCGCAAGGTGCGCAGCACCATCACGTCCAGGTTTTCCATGCAGCTACCTCTCAGAACGCATAAGTCGCATTCACCCCGAGCAGCCACGTGCGCCCGGGGGCCGGCTCGAAGAAGCGCCGGTTGCCCTCGTTGACGATCACGGACCCCACGTACTGCCGGTCCAGCACATTGTCCACCCGGACGAATTCCCGCAGGGTCCAGCGGTCCCATTTCTGGTTCAGCCCCAGCCGCAGCGCGAACAGGCTGGCCGCGGAGGTGAAATCGGTGTTGCGGTCGTCCACGGCGATCTTGCCGATATAGCGGTACTCCAGCGCCGCTTCCACGCCGCGCTGCCGCCAGGCCAGCTCGGCAAACCCGAAAGCGCGCGGGATGCCCGGGATGCGGCTGCCCGCGGGAACCAGCGTATTCGGCGTGGCGCACGGCGCACTGACGCAGGTCAGGAAACCTTCGCTATAGGTGGCGTCCAGCCAGCTCGCCGTGGCCAGCAGCGACCAGGTCTCGGCCCACTTGCCGTCCAGCGAAGCTTCCAGGCCACGCCGCGTGGTGGCGCTCGCGTTCTGGTAGGTGCTGCGGCCGCCGGTGTTGGTCTGCACCACGATCTCGTTGCTGGTCCTGGCCTGGAAGAGGGCGACGGTGGTGCGCCAGTTCTGCAGCGGCTCCGCCTTCATGCCCAGTTCCCATTGCTTGCTGGTGGCCGGCTGCAGTCCCAGGTTCAGGCCCGGCTGGCCGTTGGGGCGGTAAGCGAGCTCGTTCAAGGTGGGCGTCTCGAAGCCCTTGCCCGCCGCCGCATAGAGGTTCAGCGTCTCGTTGACGTGCCAGACGGCCCCCAGCACCGGCGTGAGGGCGCTGTAGTCCACCGAGCCGCTGTCGTTGCCGTTGCCCGCCGTGATGTAGAGGTCCTGCGAGTCGAACTTCAGCTGCGAATGGCGCAGGCCCGCCGTCAGGGTGAAGTGCTCGCTGGTCCAGGTGCCTTGCAGGTACTGGTCGAAGCTGCGCACCTCGTTGTCCTCGTCGCGCCGCTGCGCGCCCATCACGCCGAGCGTCGAGCCGACGAAGTTCTGGAAGCCCTGGCGGTGTTCCTGCAGGTCCTCGGTGGTCAGGCCGGCGGTCAGCGCGAAAGGATGGCCGGCGATCTTCGTCTTGTAGACCCACTGGCCGTCCGCGCCCTGGTAGTCGCGATCGAGCACGATGACGCCGCCCGGGCTCGAGGCCGGCACTTGCGTGGCGACTGGAATCGCCTGGAACTGCTCGGTGCCGCGCTGGCCGCGCCAGGCCGTGAGCTTGAGCGAGTTCTCGTTGTCGACCCGCTGCTCCAGGATGGCGCCGGCCTGCAACTGGTTGGCGGACTTGCGGGTGTTGAACTGCAAGGCGGCGGGGCTGGCCTGCTGCGGGTTCGCTTGCAACTCGGCGCGCGTCAGGCCCAACGCGTCCTGCACGTCGGGCATGTCGACGTAGTTGATGACGACACTCAGCTTCGTGTCCGGCGAGAAGTGCGCGTTGAACTTGCCGTTGAAGCCTTCGCGGGTGGCCGCGCTGTGGTCGCGGAAGCCGTCGGTCTCGAAGCGCAAGGCGTCCATGCGGTAATCGACCGCGCCCGCGGTGCCGCTGACCTGCGCGTTGACGCGGCGCACGCCGTCGCTGCCCACCGCCGCGCCCGCATCGATCACGGTGTTGGGCGTGCCATCGGCCGTGAACAGGCTGATG
The sequence above is a segment of the Ramlibacter agri genome. Coding sequences within it:
- a CDS encoding ABC transporter ATP-binding protein; amino-acid sequence: MSVPPNHPAGPLLSVRSLSVEFGPREAPFRAVDGLSFELHAGRTLAIVGESGSGKSVTSQAIMRLTDHTGGRIVDGEVMFHSPVSGLQDLRKASEDRLRAIRGNEIAMIFQEPMTSLNPVFTVGNQIAEALVLHQGLDRAQARKQALALLQLVRLPDAQRLLDAYPHTLSGGMRQRAMIAMALACKPALLIADEPTTALDVTIQAQILNIIRELQHELHTAVMFITHDMGVVAQMADDVVVMWRGRAVEQGAVEQIFKAPQHPYTRALLAAVPRLGSLQGRPLPVRAPLVVLEDGELKQSGVEQEQDTVTPGAPLLAVDKLTTRFDVAHDLLGRVTHRVHAVEEVSFTIQPGETLALVGESGSGKSTVGKTLQQLVQATGGSIRFEGRELADQNAADRRKLRREIQYIFQDPYASLDPRKTVGFSIAEPIRTHRLLDDPKAIQRRVAELLEKVGLQPEHMHRYPHQFSGGQRQRVCIARALASEPRLVIADESVSALDVSVQAQIIDLLMELQAERHLSYLFITHDMAVVEKISHRVAVMYLGQIVEIGSRQDIFERPQHPYTRKLLAAVPVAEPGHAFDARLIEGEVPSALRRAGHEPQIHRLVEVRPGHRVAQA
- a CDS encoding ABC transporter substrate-binding protein; this encodes MKLKALLASGTIALACLAAPASHAAGTLTVALHQDPGNWDPVATFLVSWGAVGSQIFDGLIMRTPDMKLVPGLATKWEFLDKNTKIRFTLRQGVKFHDGEPFDADAVKFTFDRLLGDEGKKGPQQSNYTSIDKVVVVNPTTVDFIMKSPDPVLLTKLAGYGAMIVPPKYVKEKGSEYFGAHPVGTGPFKFVEYKPKISLALEKNAAYWGGSPKVDNLTYRFIAEPATQAAELQAGRVDVANQIPLAMVDTIKKDPKLAVVSMDGPVALALRYNTKRGIMQNRDVRKALTLAVDRDAIIKSVLLGQAKPIASFQGTLSFGNDPALKPLPFNPKEAMALLKKAGVKPGTQIQLDFRGPDSNFREVAQAVAGYLQAVGITVTLKPYETNVLLNDIIPNGKTGEMWQNQWGGWTFDYDNTAYAMYYTKQRWNPFDDDAKLNALLHQQRNTWDQAARKDTLQEIARYVADQSLEMPLYSLNTVYGINKRAKDLALPADGRFRFVDARVD
- a CDS encoding ABC transporter permease subunit, with the translated sequence MSGFVLKRVLQAAFVLLVVTLFVSYAVRLTGDPAIMLAQGAGSVTEQDLANIRKGLGLDQPFLVQYGAFLRGLLHGDFGKSFMGGTPVAQLIGDALPATLSLAGLSLLLSVLVSVPLGIQAAIHQGKGTDQFIRIISLVGLSFPNFWLAIMLVLLLSITFPLLPPSGWDGPLSLVMPALTMAIILSATNVRLVRTAMLETLSAQYIMVARAKGLSERIVLYKHALRNCAIPLITYIGLQFGNLIGGIVVVEKVFNWPGLGTLAFDAISGRDYPVLQGTVTVLSLIIVLVNLLVDMAYGLVDPRIRSK
- a CDS encoding ABC transporter permease; the protein is MQTVAPTLDSAPPRSGLPWRSLEFVVGGLLTGLMVLLVLFSPLLFPDRGAAMDLAARLSTPFTNWSHILGTDPLGRDVLARVLVGGRISLMVGVLSVLGATVLGVAVGLVAGYYRGVWDMVLMRCVDVQLALPFILIALTFISILGGGLGNIILFMILSQWVQFARLVRGMVLSVREREFVQAARAFGVRDLPMVWHHVLPNVFGPVIILMTLNVANNILLESSLTFLGLGVDPLIPSWGGMLADGRTYMQTAWWVSVFPGVAIMLTVLGLNLLGDWLRDRIDPTGKTR
- a CDS encoding peptidase M14, with protein sequence MTETLLLETTVPRTLDAWLARFEDGSWRGTRVEGWLFEDAAARRAAERRLAAAGVQAFFRSAYKPLLHFFLEEVEAAGLVSATVRYPVHAQASAQRFLLEAYPLAGLWPQCRFEFVAGGEGLDYEVNLRWHDGREQQACVFAPNRVHVGTTGSPLLSPTGWLRTQHGDAAESTDYEQVFARIVECVEGHAWPQAEPFFERLDIRVELPGIAQRLPVGHETVSTHEALHEDIYFSLLEIFQRRSGRAPGDRRLQPGQIVPDVRAAAGPLGLRIALRAFLPLPLGEGRGEGTSDDVPLAQLAQAPTATRITREMQQLGGQPFTALTRQGRPVLGLYQPGPTAPVLVSGGQHANETSGIVGALRAAETLRARGEHFALIGLENPDGYALRSELAAWHPEHMLHAARYTALGDDLEYREQAPWFEREARRQALALSDAQLHVNLHGYPAHEWTRPLSGYLPQGFELWTVPKGFFLVLRHHRDWQAEARALLARVAQALSAVPGLADYNARQLALYEQHAGGLPFELLHGMACTVTEVERADSAPVTLITEFPDETVHGEAFRFAHTVQMETVLAAVAAWQELARRS
- a CDS encoding TRAP transporter small permease, with amino-acid sequence MRRLLDFLYDACAWLAALAMVGVLAMVLLSIVSRQLGFHVPGTDAYAGYCMAAAGFLALAHTLKRNEHIRVTLLLGSLKGRARDGLEMWAMTAGVFLAGLFAWYSLRLAWVSRAINDVSTSNDATPLWIPQLAMALGTLVLLVAFIDEWVLQLQGRRVAASSEEALHNE